The Streptomyces sp. NBC_00483 genome contains the following window.
CACCGCCAGCTGCTCCAGGACCGGGGTGCCGAGGTCCGCGTACGCGCGGGCAGCGACCAGGCTGCGGATGACGTCGGGCGCGGCCCGCACCCAGCCGATCCGCATGCCCGCCCAGAACGCCTTGCTGGCCGAGCCGACCGTGATCACCGTGGAGCCCGCGGGGTCGAACGCACAGACCCGGCGCGGCATTGCCGCACTCACGCTGTCCTCCCCGTCGAAGTGCAGCTCCGTCATGGTCTCGTCGACCACCAGGACGGTGCCCGCCGCGCGCGCGGAGTCCACCAGTGAGCGGCGCTGCTCCTCGTCGGCTAGCGCGCCCGTCGGATTGTGGAAATCGGCGACTACGTAAGCGAGCCGGGGCGCCGCCTCGCGCAGTACCTGGCGCCAGCGCTCTAGGTCCCAGCCCTGGAGCCCGTCAGCCATGGCGACGGGCACGAGCCTGAGGCCCGCCTCGCGCATCAACTGAAGGATGTTCGCGTACGAAGGTGATTCCACGGCCACACGTTCGCCGCGGCCCGCGAAGAGGTGACAGATCGCGTCGATGGCGCCCATCGCACCGGTCGTGACCATGATCTGTTCGGGCATGGTCGGGATGCCGTGCGCGGTGTACCGCTCGGCGATCATGGTGCGCAGCGCGGGCAGCCCCGCCGGGTAGTCGCCGTGGGTGTGGGCGTACGGCGGCAGTTCTTCCAGGGCGCCCTGTACGGCGCGGGTCAGCCACGGTTCGGGGGCGGGCAGGGCCGCCGTGCCGAGGTCGATCATGGAGCCGAGGGCCTCGGGCGGCAGGGGTTCCAGGCCGCGCGCGGGGAGTGGGTTCCCGGCGGGCACGGCGGTCCAGCTGCCCGCTCCCCTGCGGGACTCCAGGAAGCCCTCGCCGCGCAGCGCCTCGTAGGCGGCCGCGACCGTGGTGCGGCTCACCGAGAGTGCCTGGGCCAGTTCGCGCTCGGCAGGAAGCCGCGTGGCCACCGGGACGCGGCCCTCGAGGACGAGCAGGCGGATGCCGTCGGCGAGGGCGCGGTAGGCGGGCGGGCGGCGGGTGCCGGGGCCCGCGGGGCGCGGCTGCTGCGAGGTGAGCAGCCGGGCGAGCTGGGTCGAGCCGATCGCCGAAGTCCACTGAGCCATGCGAGCCAGTCCACCTTCCCCGAATTGGCCATGGTTGGCATCCAATTCCACGCCACAGAGTGTCATGCGTCAGGCCACTACCACCACTGAGGGGCTCAACTTGTCCGCGTCACCGTCCACTCCGTCGCCAGGCGGCCCGCTCGTCCGCCGCCTCGTGCAGCTCTACGTAGGTCTCGCGCTGTACGGCGCGAGTTCGGCGCTCCTCGTGGAGGCGGGACTCGGCCTGGAGCCCTGGGGCGTGCTGCATCAGGGGCTCGCCGAGCTGACGGGCATCTCCATCGGCGTCGTGTCGATCATCGCGGGCGCGATCGTGCTGCTCCTGTGGATCCCCCTGCGGCAGCGGCCCGGCCTCGGCACCGTCTCGAACGTCTTCGTGGTGGGCCTCGCGATCGACGGCACGCTCGCGGCCGTCCCGGATCCGCACTCCTACGGAGTGCGCATCCCGTTGATGCTTGCGGGCATCGTGCTCAACGGTGCCGCGACCGGCCTCTACATTGCGGCGAAGTTCGGCCCCGGCCCGCGCGACGGCCTGATGACCGGACTCCACCAGCGCACCGGCCGCTCGATCCGCCTGATGCGCACGGTCATCGAGATCGCCGTCGTGGCGAGCGGCTTCCTGCTCGGCGGCACGATCGGCGTGGGCACCGTTCTGTACGCCCTGACGATCGGCCCGCTGGCCCAGTTCTTCCTGCGCGTCTTCGCCGTCCCCGCGTCGCCCGCCGGCTCCACCGCGGTCGCCGGCGGCACACCCCGGCGGGCCATACTGCGACGGTGACCTCGCGCGTACGCCATCCCTACCTCGACCACCCGGGTCCGCTCGCGCTCGCCCACCGGGGCGGGGCGGCGGACGGCCTGGAGAACACCGCCGCCGCGTTCCGCCGCGCCGTGGACCTCGGCTACCGCTACCTCGAGACCGATGTGCACGCGACGTCCGACGGGCGCCTCGTCGCCTTCCACGACACCACGCTCGACCGGGTCACGGACGGCGGCGGCCGGATCGCCGACCTCCCATGGTCCACGGTGCGCCACGCGCGCGTGGCGGGCAGCGAACCGGTGCCGCTCTTCGAGGAGTTGCTGGAGTCGTTCCCGGACGCGCGCTGGAACGTGGACGTCAAGGCGGAACCCGCGCTCGTCCCCCTCCTCGACCTGCTGCGCCGCACGCGCGCGTGGGACCGCGTCTGTGTCGGCTCCTTCTCCGAGGCGCGCGTCGCCCGCGCGCAGGCGCTCGCGGGCCCCCGCCTCGCCACGTCGTACGGCACCAAGGGCGTGCTGGGCCTGCGCCTTCGCTCGTACGGGATTCCGGCCGCGCTGCGCCGCTCCGCGGTCTGCGCCCAGGTGCCGGTGGCGCACGGGCGGATCCGGGTCGTCGACCACCGCTTCGTGCAGGCAGCCCACGCGCGCGGGCTGCAGGTCCACGTGTGGACGGTGAACGACGAGAAGGAGATGCGGCGACTTCTCGACCTCGGGGTCGATGGCATAGTTTCCGATCACATCGAGACGCTGCGGGACGTCCTCAAGGACCGGGGGACGTGGGTCTGACCGCCACCCCGCGGCGCCGGACGGCGGGGACGGCAAGGGGACACGGGTGGGGACCGAGATCGCGCGGGAGACGGCGCAGGGGGCTTCCGCGGCCGCCGAGCGCAAGCGCGAGCAACGCGGCTGGTACTTCTACGACTGGGCGTGCTCGGTCTATTCGACCAGCGTCCTGACGGTGTTCCTGGGGCCGTACCTGACCTCGGTCGCGAAGGCGGCGGCGGACGCGGACGGCTTTGTGCACCCCTTGGGCATCCCGGTCCGCGCGGGCTCGTTCTTCGCGTACTCGGTCTCCCTGTCGGTGATCCTGTCGATCTTCGTGATGCCCCTCGCGGGCGCGGCCGCGGACCGTACGGGCCGCAAGAAGCCGTTGCTCGCGCTCTGCGCCTACATAGGCGCGGCGGCGACGGCCGGGATGTTCTTCCTGGACGGCGACCGCTATCTACTGGGCGGCCTTCTCCTCGTGATCGCGAACTCCTCGCTCGCCGTCTCGATGGTGCTCTACAACTCGTACCTGCCGCAGATCGCGCCCCCGGAGGAGCGCGACGCGGTCTCCTCGCGCGGCTGGGCCTTCGGTTACGCCTCGGGCGCCCTCGTCCTCCTGGCGAACCTGGTGCTGTACACGGCCCACGACACCTTCGGTGTCTCCGAGTCGACGGCGGTACGCATCTGTCTGGCGTCGGCGGGCGTCTGGTGGGGCGCGTTCACCGTGGTGCCGCTACGCCGCCTGCGCGACCGGCGCACACAGCCCGCGCCCGGTGGTACGGCCTCCGGGCCGCGGCAACTCCTTGCCACGGTGAAGGACATGCGCCGCCACCCACTGACGCTCTCCTTCCTCCTCGCCTACTTGGTCTACAACGACGGCGTGCAGACGGTGATCTCGCAGGCCTCCGTGTACGGCTCCGAGGAACTCGGACTCGACCAGTCGACGCTCATCGTGGCGGTGCTGCTCGTGCAGCTCCTGGCGGTGGCCGGGGCGCTCGCGATGGGCCGCCTCGCCCGTACGTACGGCGCCAAGCGCACGATCCTCGGCTCTCTTGTGGCGTGGACGGTGACGATCGGGGCCGGCTACTTCCTGCCTGCCGGGGCGCCGACGTGGTTCTTCGTGCTCGCCGCCGGCATCGGGCTCGTCCTGGGCGGCACCCAGGCGCTGTCCCGTTCGCTTTTCTCGCACCTCGTACCGGCCGGCAAGGAGGCCGAGTACTTCTCCGCATACGAGATGAGCGACCGCGGGATGAGCTGGCTGGGGCCCCTGGTGTTCGGGCTCGCGTACCAGCTGACCGGGAGTTATCGCGACGCGATCGTGTCCCTTGTCGCCTTCTTCGTGATCGGTTTTGTTCTGCTCGCGAGGGTTCCGGTCCATCGGGCGGTGCGCGACGCGGGCAATTCCGTGCCGGCCCGGATTTAGCACCTGAAGGCAAATCCCGGTAGTGTACGCGGTTGGCCTGCCAGGCGTACCGTTACTGCACGTCTAGATCGCGAAACGCTGGGTGACATCCTGCGTGAGATGTGACAAACCGGTCACCGGTGGGTACAACAAGGGGCGGCTACGACGGCGACGCATGACCCGGGAACCGGGAATCTTTACCGCCGACCGGACGTTGACCGGATGACGACGACAGCGACACCTGTCCTGTGGGCGACAAGCCCGGGAGGCACGATTCATGAGTGAGCGAGCTCTTCGCGGTACACGCCTCGTAGTGACCAGCTACGAGACGGACCGCGGCATCGACCTGGCCCCGCGCCAGGCCGTGGAGTACGCATGCGAGAAGGGACATCGCTTTGAGATGCCCTTCTCGGTGGAGGCCGAAATTCCGCCGGAGTGGGAGTGCAAGGTCTGCGGGGCCCAGGCACTCCTCGTTGACGGCGACGGCCCTGAGGAGAAGAAGGGGAAGCCGGCTCGTACGCATTGGGACATGCTGATGGAGCGGCGCACCCGTGAGGAGCTCGAAGAGGTCCTCGAGGAGCGTCTGGCAGTTCTGCGTTCGGGCGCGATGAACATCGCGGTGCACCCGCGGGACAACAGCGGACGCAAGTCGGCCTGACTCCCAGAGACACCGCACAACGGCCGGGGCCGGACACACACCGTGTGTCCGGCCCCGGCCGTTTGTCGTGGTCCGTCGTCGTGGATCCGTCGTCGCGAGTCCGTCAGGGAGTGAGCGGCGGCCGCGGGTCCGCGTCGTCCCCGCGCGACCCCGGACGCTCGTCGTCCTTGACCACCTCGCCCTGGATCACGGTGCTGCCGGACTGCCGCATCCGGGCCTTCTGGAACGCGTCACCGAACGACCCCGGGCCCGCCGCCGCGCCCATCTTCCGCTCGACCTTGCGCTCCGTGTACCGGCTCAGCGCCGTGCGCAGCGGCGGAACGAGCAGCAGCAGGCCGAGAACGTCCGAGATCAGCC
Protein-coding sequences here:
- a CDS encoding MFS transporter, encoding MGTEIARETAQGASAAAERKREQRGWYFYDWACSVYSTSVLTVFLGPYLTSVAKAAADADGFVHPLGIPVRAGSFFAYSVSLSVILSIFVMPLAGAAADRTGRKKPLLALCAYIGAAATAGMFFLDGDRYLLGGLLLVIANSSLAVSMVLYNSYLPQIAPPEERDAVSSRGWAFGYASGALVLLANLVLYTAHDTFGVSESTAVRICLASAGVWWGAFTVVPLRRLRDRRTQPAPGGTASGPRQLLATVKDMRRHPLTLSFLLAYLVYNDGVQTVISQASVYGSEELGLDQSTLIVAVLLVQLLAVAGALAMGRLARTYGAKRTILGSLVAWTVTIGAGYFLPAGAPTWFFVLAAGIGLVLGGTQALSRSLFSHLVPAGKEAEYFSAYEMSDRGMSWLGPLVFGLAYQLTGSYRDAIVSLVAFFVIGFVLLARVPVHRAVRDAGNSVPARI
- a CDS encoding RNA polymerase-binding protein RbpA, yielding MSERALRGTRLVVTSYETDRGIDLAPRQAVEYACEKGHRFEMPFSVEAEIPPEWECKVCGAQALLVDGDGPEEKKGKPARTHWDMLMERRTREELEEVLEERLAVLRSGAMNIAVHPRDNSGRKSA
- a CDS encoding SCO1417 family MocR-like transcription factor, with protein sequence MAQWTSAIGSTQLARLLTSQQPRPAGPGTRRPPAYRALADGIRLLVLEGRVPVATRLPAERELAQALSVSRTTVAAAYEALRGEGFLESRRGAGSWTAVPAGNPLPARGLEPLPPEALGSMIDLGTAALPAPEPWLTRAVQGALEELPPYAHTHGDYPAGLPALRTMIAERYTAHGIPTMPEQIMVTTGAMGAIDAICHLFAGRGERVAVESPSYANILQLMREAGLRLVPVAMADGLQGWDLERWRQVLREAAPRLAYVVADFHNPTGALADEEQRRSLVDSARAAGTVLVVDETMTELHFDGEDSVSAAMPRRVCAFDPAGSTVITVGSASKAFWAGMRIGWVRAAPDVIRSLVAARAYADLGTPVLEQLAVNWLLNTGGWEEAVALRRAQARGNRDALVAAVRRELPDWEFEVPNGGLTLWVKAGGLSGSRLAELGERVGVRVPSGPRFGVDGAFEGYVRLPFTVGGAVADEAAARLAAAAQLVRDGQGAGGDVPRTLIA
- the yczE gene encoding membrane protein YczE; this translates as MRQATTTTEGLNLSASPSTPSPGGPLVRRLVQLYVGLALYGASSALLVEAGLGLEPWGVLHQGLAELTGISIGVVSIIAGAIVLLLWIPLRQRPGLGTVSNVFVVGLAIDGTLAAVPDPHSYGVRIPLMLAGIVLNGAATGLYIAAKFGPGPRDGLMTGLHQRTGRSIRLMRTVIEIAVVASGFLLGGTIGVGTVLYALTIGPLAQFFLRVFAVPASPAGSTAVAGGTPRRAILRR
- a CDS encoding glycerophosphodiester phosphodiesterase, yielding MTSRVRHPYLDHPGPLALAHRGGAADGLENTAAAFRRAVDLGYRYLETDVHATSDGRLVAFHDTTLDRVTDGGGRIADLPWSTVRHARVAGSEPVPLFEELLESFPDARWNVDVKAEPALVPLLDLLRRTRAWDRVCVGSFSEARVARAQALAGPRLATSYGTKGVLGLRLRSYGIPAALRRSAVCAQVPVAHGRIRVVDHRFVQAAHARGLQVHVWTVNDEKEMRRLLDLGVDGIVSDHIETLRDVLKDRGTWV